One Hyphomicrobiales bacterium DNA segment encodes these proteins:
- a CDS encoding flagellar motor switch protein FliN, whose product MSTFDKIDVELSVVLGSSIMPVHQLLRMGRGAVIELDTNEDDDVEVLANDIPIARGRVVLQGEKIGITITEVLMRGAESKTRQTVRCIDPQ is encoded by the coding sequence ATGTCAACTTTCGATAAGATCGATGTCGAACTCTCGGTCGTTCTCGGCTCGTCGATCATGCCTGTGCATCAGCTGCTGCGTATGGGCCGTGGCGCGGTCATCGAGCTCGACACGAACGAGGACGATGACGTCGAGGTGTTGGCAAACGATATCCCGATTGCGCGCGGGCGCGTCGTGCTTCAGGGCGAAAAAATCGGCATTACCATCACGGAAGTGCTGATGCGGGGTGCGGAAAGCAAGACCCGGCAAACAGTCCGCTGTATCGACCCCCAATAA
- a CDS encoding rhodanese, giving the protein MAQVITKGYRALIDEAEREIENLSAEEAIALYGHDDVVFIDLRDIRELERRGRIPGAFHCPRGMLEFWIDPESPYHKPVFAAEKKFVFLCAGGWRSALSALAAQRMGLQPVAHVRGGFGDWEKAGGPVQQPEHAIGED; this is encoded by the coding sequence ATGGCTCAGGTCATTACCAAGGGTTATCGGGCATTGATCGACGAGGCCGAGCGCGAGATCGAGAATCTCAGCGCCGAAGAGGCGATTGCGCTCTATGGCCATGACGACGTGGTGTTTATCGATTTGCGCGATATCCGCGAACTGGAACGGCGCGGGCGTATTCCCGGCGCGTTCCACTGCCCGCGCGGCATGCTGGAATTCTGGATCGATCCCGAGAGCCCGTATCACAAGCCGGTGTTCGCGGCGGAGAAGAAGTTCGTCTTCCTGTGCGCCGGCGGATGGCGTTCGGCGCTGAGCGCGCTTGCCGCACAGCGCATGGGGTTGCAGCCGGTGGCGCATGTCCGCGGCGGCTTTGGCGACTGGGAGAAGGCCGGCGGGCCGGTACAGCAGCCCGAACACGCGATCGGCGAAGATTGA
- a CDS encoding ATP-dependent Clp protease proteolytic subunit gives MTERPYPAFPHLDDEDEDEEKTKTPQSIPVDKHLFESRTVLITGQISMELARDVCARLLALSHVSKDPITVIVSSPGGHVESGDMIHDTIKFIDAEVRMLGMGWVASAGALIYVAAEKDKRFCTPNTRFLLHQPSGGAGGPATDIEIQAREMLKMRDRLNEIFAAATGQPVERIDKDTDRDYWMTPAEAIDYGLVTKVVSNVSELG, from the coding sequence ATGACCGAGCGTCCCTATCCCGCTTTTCCCCATCTCGACGACGAGGACGAAGACGAGGAGAAGACCAAGACCCCGCAATCGATTCCGGTCGACAAGCATCTTTTCGAGTCGCGCACGGTGCTGATCACCGGCCAGATTTCGATGGAGCTGGCGCGTGACGTCTGCGCCCGTCTTCTGGCTCTGTCGCATGTCTCGAAGGATCCGATCACGGTCATCGTTTCCTCGCCCGGCGGCCACGTCGAATCCGGCGACATGATCCACGACACGATCAAGTTCATCGACGCCGAAGTGCGCATGCTCGGCATGGGCTGGGTGGCGAGTGCCGGCGCGCTGATTTATGTCGCGGCGGAAAAGGACAAGCGGTTCTGTACGCCGAACACGCGCTTCCTGCTGCACCAACCGTCCGGCGGCGCCGGCGGTCCGGCCACCGATATCGAGATTCAGGCGCGCGAAATGCTGAAGATGCGCGATCGTCTGAACGAGATCTTTGCGGCGGCGACCGGCCAGCCGGTCGAGCGCATCGACAAGGACACCGACCGCGACTACTGGATGACGCCGGCCGAGGCGATCGACTACGGTCTCGTCACGAAGGTCGTCAGCAACGTCTCCGAGCTCGGCTGA
- a CDS encoding glutathione S-transferase, protein MSERTLVIGNKNYSSWSLRPWLAMKVLGIEFDEVVIPLDEADTKEKILSYSPAGKVPILIAGDLTIWESLAIMEYLAESFPQRGVWPEDPVLRAEARSISAEMHAGFSGVRSHYPMNIRKDAITREPTPEAAKDIARITKIWRDCLETSGGPFLFGSFCAADAMYAPVVYRFETYQIPVDSVCRAYMDDILTLPVFEKWCAAAEAEPRIIEADEV, encoded by the coding sequence ATGTCGGAACGGACCCTGGTTATTGGTAACAAGAACTATTCGTCCTGGTCGCTGCGGCCCTGGCTCGCCATGAAGGTTCTCGGCATCGAGTTCGACGAGGTGGTCATCCCGCTCGACGAGGCCGATACCAAGGAAAAGATCCTGTCCTATTCGCCGGCCGGCAAGGTGCCGATCCTGATCGCTGGCGATCTGACCATCTGGGAAAGCCTTGCGATCATGGAATATCTGGCCGAATCGTTCCCGCAGCGGGGCGTGTGGCCGGAAGATCCGGTGTTGCGGGCCGAAGCGCGCTCGATCAGCGCGGAGATGCATGCCGGTTTCTCAGGCGTGCGGTCGCATTACCCGATGAATATCCGCAAGGATGCGATCACCCGCGAACCGACGCCGGAAGCTGCGAAGGACATCGCGCGCATCACGAAGATCTGGCGCGATTGCCTGGAAACGTCCGGCGGTCCGTTCCTGTTCGGCTCGTTCTGTGCCGCGGATGCGATGTACGCGCCGGTGGTGTACCGCTTCGAGACCTATCAGATCCCCGTCGATTCCGTCTGTCGGGCCTATATGGACGACATTCTCACCCTGCCGGTGTTCGAGAAATGGTGCGCGGCGGCGGAAGCCGAGCCGCGGATCATCGAGGCCGACGAGGTCTGA
- a CDS encoding EamA/RhaT family transporter, translating into MIRKPTALDIAYLIAITAIWASVFPAIKVAVPSLGPVWIATIRVFLGFLVLLPWTLWRGIILPEGAGQWGLVVLLALLNAVVPFFFISYAGLHISAGMIALLMGTGPFFALVLSHFTTDDERLNWLKLASVAFGFTGVAIIVGPSAFGEGHGSLLGHAAVLAGSLCYVISGVLIRRIRGIPPTRLSTLVLALSSLILLPIAFTLGQPDWGSVPNSAMQAVIYLGILPTGLGYLARYHLVRTVGYSFFALGLNLIPVFGVALGALLLGEAITVKVIAALVLVLTGLLFARMGANVQPRTSV; encoded by the coding sequence ATGATCCGTAAACCGACCGCCCTCGACATCGCCTATCTGATCGCGATCACCGCGATCTGGGCGTCGGTGTTTCCGGCGATCAAGGTCGCGGTGCCGTCGCTTGGGCCGGTATGGATCGCGACGATCCGGGTGTTCCTCGGTTTTCTCGTGCTGCTGCCCTGGACGCTGTGGCGCGGAATCATCCTGCCGGAAGGCGCCGGCCAGTGGGGTCTCGTCGTCCTGCTTGCACTTCTGAACGCGGTCGTCCCGTTCTTCTTCATCTCCTATGCCGGCCTGCACATCAGCGCCGGCATGATCGCGCTGCTGATGGGCACAGGCCCGTTCTTCGCCCTCGTGCTGTCGCACTTCACGACCGACGACGAACGCTTGAACTGGCTGAAGCTGGCGAGCGTGGCGTTCGGTTTTACCGGCGTCGCGATCATTGTCGGCCCGTCGGCCTTCGGCGAGGGTCACGGCTCGCTGCTCGGCCACGCCGCAGTGCTCGCGGGCAGCCTGTGCTACGTCATTTCCGGCGTTCTGATCCGCCGCATCCGCGGAATCCCGCCGACCCGGCTTTCGACGCTGGTGCTGGCGCTTTCAAGCCTGATCCTGCTGCCGATCGCCTTCACGCTCGGCCAGCCCGATTGGGGCAGCGTGCCGAACAGCGCCATGCAGGCGGTGATCTATCTTGGCATCCTGCCGACCGGGCTGGGCTATCTGGCGCGCTATCATCTGGTACGCACCGTCGGCTACAGCTTCTTCGCGCTCGGGCTGAATCTGATTCCGGTCTTCGGCGTCGCACTCGGCGCCCTGCTGCTCGGCGAGGCGATCACCGTGAAGGTCATCGCCGCCCTGGTGCTGGTGCTGACCGGTCTGCTCTTCGCCCGCATGGGCGCCAACGTCCAGCCGCGCACCTCCGTCTGA
- a CDS encoding YdcF family protein — MFLFLSKVLFFFIRPSNALLFLLIIGVVLLVFGWRRAGLWLTGMATVLLLVAGLGPTANLLFQPLETRFPHTEITEPIAGIVVLGGALDTVIAEEHGVPVLAEAGERVVAAAVLARAHPAIPIVLSGGKPALFPGALTEADETVKLLTGLGVDPARLVVENGSRNTFENAVNSKEVAKPQPGERWVLVTSAYHMPRAIGVFRAAGWPEMVAYPVDYRSAGTWRPYPSVAKGLRYTDVAVREWIGLLAYRLTGRTGVLLPAP, encoded by the coding sequence GTGTTTCTGTTTCTGTCGAAGGTGTTGTTCTTCTTCATTCGCCCGTCGAATGCACTGCTTTTCCTGCTCATCATCGGAGTTGTTCTGCTTGTCTTCGGCTGGCGCCGGGCTGGGCTCTGGCTGACGGGCATGGCGACCGTTTTGCTGCTCGTCGCAGGGCTCGGGCCGACCGCCAATCTCTTGTTCCAACCGCTTGAGACGCGCTTCCCGCACACCGAAATCACCGAGCCGATTGCCGGCATCGTGGTGCTTGGCGGCGCGCTTGATACGGTGATCGCCGAGGAGCACGGCGTGCCGGTTCTGGCGGAGGCCGGCGAGCGGGTGGTCGCGGCGGCCGTTCTGGCGCGCGCGCATCCCGCTATTCCCATCGTCCTGTCGGGCGGGAAGCCCGCGCTGTTTCCAGGTGCGCTCACCGAGGCCGATGAGACGGTGAAGCTGCTGACCGGACTCGGCGTCGATCCGGCGCGGCTCGTGGTCGAAAACGGCTCGCGCAACACATTTGAGAACGCGGTGAACTCGAAAGAGGTTGCGAAACCGCAGCCCGGCGAGCGCTGGGTGCTCGTCACTTCGGCCTATCATATGCCGCGCGCGATCGGCGTCTTCCGCGCTGCGGGCTGGCCGGAGATGGTCGCCTATCCGGTCGATTATCGCAGCGCCGGGACGTGGCGACCCTATCCCTCGGTCGCCAAGGGATTGCGCTACACCGACGTCGCCGTGCGCGAGTGGATCGGGTTGTTGGCCTACCGACTCACGGGCCGGACGGGTGTTTTGCTGCCGGCGCCATGA
- the mgtE gene encoding magnesium transporter, with protein sequence MHATPHEDSGVARRSRCSETSLADHETSAATEEEVDLIPEIRDEDDGLSKEFVTVIRTALEDDDVDLLRAATEDLHEADLGDLIEALPADDQGKLVRSLGADFDFTALTELDETVRVRILEDLPPEQVARGVSELDSDDAVYILEDLDEPDKTAILNEMPFPERVQLQRSLDYPEDSAGRRMQTDFIAVPPFWTVGQTIDYLRDADELPDEFYEIFVVDPTFRLLGTVSLSHLMRAKRPTKISELTDETRNLVEVTDDQEEVAHLFERYNLVSAAVVDDAERLVGVMTIDDIVDVIREEADEDFKLMAGVGDEEVSDSIVSSVRSRFPWLVVNLGTAILASLVIGLFDATIEQMVALAVLMPIVASMGGNAATQTMTIAVRALATRELDIYNARRLIGRETVVGFVNGVLFALIIGLVAGLWFANAQLGGVIAAAMLVNLLVAGVSGILIPIGLDKLEVDPAVASGVFVTTVTDVVGFFAFLGFAAWWFGLG encoded by the coding sequence ATGCACGCTACACCTCACGAGGATTCCGGTGTCGCGAGACGCAGCCGCTGTTCGGAGACTAGCTTGGCCGATCATGAGACCAGTGCAGCGACGGAAGAAGAGGTCGATCTGATCCCGGAGATCCGGGATGAGGACGATGGCCTGTCGAAGGAATTCGTCACTGTCATCCGAACGGCGCTCGAGGACGACGATGTCGACCTGTTGCGGGCGGCGACCGAGGACCTGCACGAAGCCGACCTCGGCGATCTGATCGAGGCGCTGCCGGCCGACGACCAGGGTAAGCTGGTCCGGTCTCTTGGCGCGGACTTCGACTTCACGGCCCTGACCGAACTCGATGAGACGGTTCGCGTTCGCATTCTCGAGGACCTGCCGCCAGAACAGGTCGCGCGTGGCGTCAGCGAGCTCGATTCGGACGATGCGGTCTACATTCTCGAAGACCTCGATGAACCCGACAAGACGGCGATTCTCAACGAGATGCCGTTTCCCGAACGGGTTCAGCTGCAGCGTTCGCTGGACTATCCGGAAGACTCGGCCGGTCGGCGCATGCAGACCGATTTCATCGCGGTGCCGCCGTTCTGGACCGTTGGCCAGACCATCGACTACTTGCGCGACGCCGACGAGCTGCCGGACGAGTTCTACGAGATTTTCGTTGTCGATCCGACGTTCCGGCTTCTGGGAACGGTTTCGCTCAGCCATCTGATGCGCGCAAAGCGTCCGACGAAGATTTCAGAACTCACCGATGAGACGCGGAACCTGGTTGAAGTGACCGATGACCAGGAAGAGGTGGCGCATCTGTTCGAGCGCTACAATCTGGTGTCGGCGGCTGTCGTTGATGACGCGGAGCGGCTGGTCGGTGTGATGACCATTGACGATATCGTCGACGTGATCCGCGAAGAAGCCGACGAGGACTTCAAGCTGATGGCCGGTGTCGGCGACGAAGAGGTGTCGGACTCTATCGTCTCGTCGGTTCGCAGCCGCTTTCCCTGGCTCGTGGTCAATCTGGGAACGGCCATTCTGGCATCGCTGGTCATCGGGCTGTTCGACGCCACAATCGAGCAGATGGTGGCGTTGGCCGTGCTGATGCCCATCGTGGCCTCGATGGGCGGCAATGCGGCGACGCAGACCATGACCATTGCGGTGCGCGCGCTCGCGACCCGCGAACTCGACATCTACAACGCCCGCCGGCTGATCGGTCGTGAAACCGTGGTCGGTTTCGTCAACGGGGTTCTGTTTGCGCTGATCATCGGGCTTGTCGCAGGGCTCTGGTTCGCCAATGCGCAGCTCGGCGGTGTCATAGCCGCGGCGATGCTAGTCAATCTGCTCGTTGCCGGCGTATCTGGGATTCTCATTCCGATCGGTCTCGACAAGCTGGAGGTCGATCCGGCGGTCGCCTCCGGCGTCTTCGTGACGACCGTAACGGATGTGGTCGGCTTCTTTGCATTCCTCGGCTTCGCCGCCTGGTGGTTCGGCCTCGGCTGA
- a CDS encoding lipoate-protein ligase B: MVNERQTARQPFLATDPADAVEWMISDALIPYPEAVAAMEARVAAIADGTAAECVWLLEHPPLYTAGTSADPGDLVAPDRFPVYQTGRGGQYTYHGPGQRVAYVMLDLKRRRPDVRAFVVALEEWLIRTLWQYHVRGERRDDRVGVWVRRPDKGVAVEDKIAAIGIRLRRWVSFHGISLNVEPELDHFSGIIPCGIREHGVTSLVDLGIPVTLAEVDMILRREFEELFGETVAVPPLLANMEEATNTE, translated from the coding sequence ATGGTTAACGAAAGACAAACAGCGCGGCAGCCCTTCCTTGCCACCGACCCCGCCGATGCGGTCGAATGGATGATCTCCGACGCGCTCATCCCCTACCCTGAAGCCGTTGCCGCGATGGAAGCCCGTGTCGCCGCGATTGCGGACGGCACGGCGGCGGAATGCGTCTGGCTGCTCGAACACCCGCCGCTCTATACCGCCGGCACCAGCGCCGATCCGGGCGACCTCGTCGCACCGGATCGCTTCCCCGTCTACCAGACAGGGCGCGGCGGCCAGTACACCTATCACGGCCCCGGACAGCGGGTCGCCTATGTCATGCTCGATCTGAAGCGCCGTCGCCCGGATGTGCGCGCCTTCGTCGTCGCGCTCGAGGAATGGCTGATTCGCACCCTGTGGCAGTATCACGTGCGCGGCGAACGCCGTGACGACCGCGTCGGCGTCTGGGTCCGCCGGCCCGACAAGGGCGTGGCGGTCGAAGACAAGATCGCGGCAATCGGCATTCGCCTGCGACGCTGGGTCAGCTTTCACGGTATCTCGCTCAACGTTGAACCGGAACTCGACCATTTCTCGGGAATCATCCCCTGTGGAATTCGCGAGCACGGCGTCACCAGCCTCGTCGACCTTGGCATTCCCGTAACCCTGGCTGAAGTAGACATGATCCTGCGTCGCGAGTTCGAGGAGCTTTTCGGCGAAACGGTTGCAGTCCCCCCGCTGCTGGCCAATATGGAAGAAGCAACGAACACCGAGTGA
- a CDS encoding acylphosphatase, which translates to MRAVHVIVTGRVQGVGYRAWCAGRAKALGLGGWVRNRRSGEVEAAFSGPDDAVAAILEACERGPALARVDAVRIISDAPTLSATTFDVLATL; encoded by the coding sequence ATGCGCGCGGTTCATGTGATCGTTACCGGACGGGTTCAGGGCGTTGGCTACCGGGCCTGGTGCGCGGGACGGGCGAAGGCGCTCGGGCTCGGCGGCTGGGTGCGAAATCGCCGTTCCGGCGAGGTCGAGGCGGCGTTTTCGGGTCCCGACGACGCGGTTGCCGCCATTCTTGAAGCGTGCGAGCGCGGACCGGCGCTGGCGCGCGTCGATGCGGTGCGCATCATCTCCGACGCGCCAACCCTCTCGGCAACCACTTTCGATGTGCTGGCGACGCTCTGA
- a CDS encoding acyl-CoA dehydrogenase (catalyzes the formation of 3-methylbut-2-enoyl CoA from 3-methylbutanoyl CoA) — MIPNDFPSLNFDLGETADMLRDTVRSFSSERIAPIADEIDKTNEFPRHLWPEMGALGLHGITVEEEYGGSNLGYLEHCIAVEEVSRASASVGLSYGAHSNLCINQIRRNGTEEQKKRYLPKLVSGEHVGALAMSEPGAGSDVVSMRTRAEKKGDRYILNGNKMWITNGPVADTLAVYAKTDPAAGPKGITTFIIEKGFKGFSTAQKLDKLGMRGSDTCELVFEDCEVPEENVLGEVNKGVRVLMSGLDYERVVLAAGPIGIMQAAMDIVMPYVHERKQFGKPIGEFQLMQGKLADMYVTMNACKAYVYAVARACDRGETTRQDAAGVILYAAEKATWMALEAIQTLGGNGYINDYATGRLLRDAKLYEIGAGTSEIRRMLIGRELFEKSA; from the coding sequence ATGATCCCCAATGATTTTCCGAGCCTGAATTTCGACCTTGGCGAAACCGCCGACATGCTGCGCGATACGGTCCGCTCGTTCTCGTCGGAGCGGATTGCGCCGATTGCCGACGAGATCGACAAGACCAACGAGTTCCCGCGCCATCTGTGGCCGGAAATGGGCGCGCTCGGCCTGCATGGCATCACGGTCGAGGAAGAATATGGCGGCTCGAACCTCGGCTATCTGGAACACTGCATCGCGGTCGAGGAAGTCAGCCGGGCTTCGGCGTCGGTTGGTCTGTCCTACGGCGCGCATTCCAATCTCTGCATCAACCAGATCCGGCGCAACGGCACCGAGGAGCAGAAGAAGCGTTACCTGCCGAAGCTCGTTTCGGGCGAGCATGTCGGTGCGCTGGCGATGTCGGAACCGGGCGCCGGCTCCGATGTGGTGTCGATGCGCACGCGGGCGGAAAAGAAGGGCGATCGGTACATCTTGAACGGCAACAAGATGTGGATCACCAACGGTCCGGTCGCCGATACGCTGGCCGTCTACGCCAAGACCGATCCGGCGGCGGGCCCGAAGGGCATCACCACCTTCATCATCGAGAAGGGCTTCAAGGGCTTTTCGACGGCGCAGAAGCTCGACAAGCTCGGCATGCGCGGTTCCGACACCTGTGAACTGGTGTTCGAGGATTGCGAAGTGCCGGAAGAGAACGTGCTTGGCGAGGTCAACAAGGGCGTGCGCGTGCTGATGTCGGGCCTCGACTATGAGCGCGTCGTGCTGGCAGCCGGCCCGATCGGCATCATGCAGGCGGCGATGGATATCGTCATGCCCTATGTCCACGAGCGCAAGCAGTTCGGCAAGCCGATCGGAGAGTTCCAGCTCATGCAGGGCAAGCTCGCTGACATGTATGTCACGATGAATGCCTGCAAGGCCTATGTCTATGCGGTGGCGCGGGCCTGCGACCGGGGCGAGACGACCCGTCAGGACGCGGCGGGCGTCATCCTCTATGCGGCTGAGAAGGCGACCTGGATGGCGCTCGAGGCGATCCAGACGCTGGGCGGCAACGGCTATATCAACGACTACGCGACCGGCCGGTTGCTGCGCGACGCCAAGCTCTACGAGATTGGCGCTGGCACGTCGGAGATCCGCCGCATGCTGATCGGCCGCGAGCTGTTCGAAAAGAGCGCCTGA
- a CDS encoding acetyl/propionyl-CoA carboxylase subunit alpha — MFKKILIANRGEIACRVIKTCRKMGIKTVAVYSDADKDALHVDMADEAVHIGPPAAAESYLIADKIIAACKETGAEAVHPGYGFLSERASFPEQLAAEGIVFIGPNPRAIEAMGDKITSKKFAAEAGVSTVPGNMGLIDSSEEAVKIAGEIGYPVMIKASAGGGGKGMRIAWNPEEAAEGFTRARSEAASSFGDDRIFIEKFIVNPRHIEIQVLGDKHGNVVYLGERECSIQRRNQKVIEEAPSPLLDEATRRLMGEQAVALAKAVDYDSAGTVEFVAGQDKSFFFLEMNTRLQVEHPVTELITGVDLVEQMIRSAAGEKLELGQDDIKLNGWAVESRVYAEDPYRNFLPSIGRLVRCRPPVESTEDGVTVRVDTGVEEGSEISMFYDPMIAKLVTHAPTREEAISAQADALDAYLIDGIEHNIPFLTALMQHPRWIEGALSTGFIAEEYPDGFLGMEQSAEAKQVLASVALAIELIRKDRLDRLPGRLRPHSGHVAEKWAVSLERDVKELEPGQSHHEKDYLPVELVVDFVSIPTELEVRFEGSDETVTVASDWMPGEALWQGQVGDRQVTVQVRPVENGVRLSWQGLTAKARVLSPRIAALDALMPIKLPPDTSKMLLCPMPGLVVSIAVTEGQEVKAGETLAVVEAMKMENVLRAERDLVVAKVNAAPGDSLAVDAMIMEFE, encoded by the coding sequence ATGTTCAAGAAAATCCTTATTGCCAATCGCGGTGAAATTGCCTGCCGTGTGATCAAGACCTGTCGCAAGATGGGCATCAAGACGGTGGCGGTCTATTCGGATGCGGACAAGGATGCGCTGCATGTCGATATGGCGGATGAAGCCGTGCATATCGGCCCGCCGGCCGCAGCCGAGTCCTACCTGATCGCCGACAAGATCATCGCGGCCTGCAAGGAGACCGGCGCCGAGGCCGTGCACCCGGGTTACGGCTTCCTGTCGGAACGGGCGTCGTTTCCGGAGCAGCTCGCCGCCGAAGGGATCGTCTTCATCGGTCCGAACCCGCGCGCGATCGAGGCGATGGGTGACAAGATCACCTCGAAGAAATTCGCCGCCGAAGCCGGTGTCTCGACCGTTCCCGGCAATATGGGTCTGATCGACAGCTCGGAAGAAGCGGTGAAGATCGCCGGCGAGATCGGCTATCCGGTGATGATCAAGGCCTCGGCCGGCGGCGGCGGCAAGGGCATGCGTATCGCCTGGAACCCCGAGGAGGCAGCCGAAGGCTTCACCCGCGCCCGCTCAGAAGCCGCGTCGTCCTTCGGTGACGACCGCATCTTCATCGAAAAGTTCATCGTCAATCCGCGCCACATCGAAATCCAGGTGCTCGGCGACAAGCACGGCAACGTGGTCTATCTGGGTGAGCGCGAATGCTCTATCCAGCGCCGCAATCAGAAGGTCATCGAAGAGGCGCCGTCGCCGCTGCTCGACGAAGCGACCCGCCGCCTGATGGGCGAGCAGGCCGTCGCGCTGGCCAAGGCCGTGGATTACGACTCTGCCGGCACGGTCGAATTCGTCGCCGGTCAGGACAAGAGCTTCTTCTTCCTTGAGATGAACACCCGCCTGCAGGTGGAGCATCCGGTCACCGAACTGATCACCGGCGTCGACCTGGTCGAGCAGATGATTCGCTCCGCCGCCGGCGAGAAGCTCGAACTCGGTCAGGACGACATCAAGTTGAACGGCTGGGCGGTGGAGAGCCGCGTCTACGCCGAGGATCCGTACCGCAACTTCCTGCCGTCGATCGGCCGCCTGGTGCGCTGCCGTCCGCCGGTCGAATCGACCGAAGACGGTGTCACCGTCCGCGTCGATACGGGCGTCGAGGAGGGGTCGGAAATCTCGATGTTCTACGATCCGATGATCGCCAAGCTGGTGACGCACGCGCCGACGCGGGAAGAGGCGATCTCGGCGCAGGCGGATGCGCTCGACGCCTATCTGATCGACGGTATCGAGCACAATATCCCGTTCCTGACGGCGCTGATGCAGCATCCGCGCTGGATCGAGGGCGCGCTGTCGACCGGCTTCATCGCCGAGGAGTATCCCGACGGCTTCCTCGGTATGGAGCAGAGCGCGGAAGCCAAACAGGTTCTGGCGTCGGTGGCGCTGGCCATCGAACTGATCCGCAAGGACCGTCTCGACCGTCTGCCCGGCCGTCTGCGGCCGCATTCGGGCCATGTCGCCGAAAAGTGGGCCGTGTCGCTCGAACGTGACGTGAAAGAGCTGGAACCGGGTCAGTCGCACCATGAAAAGGATTATCTGCCGGTCGAACTGGTGGTCGATTTCGTATCGATCCCGACCGAGCTCGAAGTTCGCTTCGAGGGCAGCGACGAGACCGTGACGGTGGCCTCGGACTGGATGCCGGGCGAGGCGCTCTGGCAGGGCCAGGTCGGCGATCGTCAGGTGACCGTTCAGGTCCGCCCGGTCGAGAATGGCGTGCGCCTGTCCTGGCAGGGATTGACGGCCAAGGCGCGCGTGCTGAGCCCGCGCATTGCCGCTCTCGACGCGCTGATGCCGATCAAGCTGCCGCCGGATACCTCGAAGATGCTGCTGTGCCCGATGCCGGGTCTGGTCGTGTCGATTGCGGTGACCGAAGGCCAGGAGGTCAAGGCGGGCGAGACGCTTGCCGTCGTCGAAGCCATGAAGATGGAAAACGTGCTGCGCGCCGAACGCGATCTGGTCGTGGCAAAGGTCAATGCGGCGCCGGGCGACAGCCTTGCCGTCGACGCCATGATCATGGAATTCGAGTAG